The following are encoded together in the Rhizobium sp. SSA_523 genome:
- a CDS encoding CDP-alcohol phosphatidyltransferase family protein: MTLLQDLSERAGEPQKRWLPDGGGLMANTLKVLLSVYCVSLLIGWMATRHLALEGHVVMLAAAILAVMFLFVLMGLPRHRHARFGYGNAVTAIRAGLVSLVAATILSSQSFAEGEVTVLIWSMVAATCLALALDGVDGSLARLFRQQSELGARFDMEVDAFLILMLSIACFVLDKAGAWVMAIGMMRYAFVAAQWLFPALRAELFASVRRKLVCVIQVAALCLAVVPGLAQPFTGALCAICLLLLAYSFAVDTAWLITRSRRAAR, from the coding sequence ATGACACTGCTTCAGGATCTGAGTGAACGGGCCGGCGAGCCACAGAAGCGATGGTTGCCGGATGGCGGCGGGCTGATGGCGAATACGCTGAAAGTCCTGCTGTCGGTCTACTGCGTCTCGCTCCTCATCGGCTGGATGGCGACACGCCATCTGGCGCTCGAGGGACATGTGGTCATGCTTGCCGCGGCAATTCTCGCCGTCATGTTTCTGTTCGTCCTCATGGGCCTGCCGCGCCACCGGCATGCGAGGTTCGGCTATGGCAATGCCGTGACCGCGATCCGGGCGGGCCTGGTCAGCCTCGTGGCGGCCACCATTCTTTCCTCGCAGAGCTTTGCCGAGGGCGAGGTCACGGTCCTCATCTGGTCAATGGTCGCCGCCACCTGCCTGGCTTTGGCCCTGGACGGTGTCGACGGTTCGCTTGCCCGCCTCTTTCGCCAGCAATCCGAACTCGGCGCCCGCTTCGACATGGAGGTGGATGCCTTCCTGATCCTGATGCTCTCCATTGCCTGCTTCGTTCTGGACAAGGCCGGCGCCTGGGTCATGGCAATCGGGATGATGCGCTATGCCTTCGTCGCGGCGCAATGGCTCTTCCCTGCCCTTCGGGCGGAACTCTTTGCCTCGGTGCGGCGCAAATTGGTCTGCGTTATCCAGGTCGCGGCCTTGTGCCTGGCCGTCGTTCCAGGCCTGGCACAGCCTTTCACCGGCGCCCTCTGTGCCATCTGCCTGCTTCTCCTGGCCTATTCCTTTGCCGTGGACACGGCATGGCTCATCACGCGGTCGAGGCGAGCAGCCCGATGA
- a CDS encoding sulfatase: MRSDSRASTIADQEGPGRRGLGGLAAWTMVLLTSFLVLTLPDHPDAITPAAFLRLPLELPILILLLAMVRGPANMALRLAVTMLAGLILSLKLADIAVQTAFQRPFNPYLDAKMVIDGWNLFSGTVGVTVAGLIILTSILLVAALLTLYAIAMKRISRSAPYVRGGAAFAAGLLICIGAASLATHRALPLQWEAGMAPNLVNRVTLVAHSVADMAEFEAEILQDRPLPPPDTLFNAVKGRDVILIFIESYGRSAIEDPAYAPTIKPRLARLEQAFAAEGFSAASRWVTSPTVGGLSWLAHGSLLSGLWINNQARYDRLMISERPSLNRLFSQAGWRSVAVMPAITMAWPEADYFGYDQVLAARDLNYRGKPFNWVTMPDQYTLSAFEKQVRAVDPRKPVMAEIALISSHAPWTPVPSLIDWHSVGDGTSFNDQAAAGPSPQDVWAQNDRVRNHYIRTIDYSLETLGSYITNFGKDALFILIGDHQPAALVTGPDASRDVPLHIVTRDAALAARFQAQGFVSGLTPQDGTQMSMSSLRSLLIDTLTDG; the protein is encoded by the coding sequence GTGAGATCCGACAGTCGGGCCAGCACAATCGCAGATCAGGAAGGTCCTGGCCGGCGCGGTCTCGGTGGGCTGGCTGCCTGGACCATGGTTCTCCTGACGAGCTTTCTGGTCCTGACCCTGCCCGATCATCCAGACGCCATCACCCCCGCCGCATTTCTTCGCCTGCCATTGGAGCTTCCAATCCTGATCCTGCTGCTGGCCATGGTGCGGGGACCGGCCAACATGGCTTTGCGTCTCGCGGTTACAATGCTTGCCGGCCTCATCCTCTCGCTGAAGCTTGCCGATATCGCGGTCCAGACGGCTTTCCAGCGCCCCTTCAATCCCTATCTCGATGCCAAGATGGTGATCGACGGCTGGAACCTGTTTTCAGGAACCGTCGGGGTCACCGTTGCCGGCTTGATCATCCTGACCTCCATCCTCCTGGTCGCGGCTCTCCTGACCCTTTACGCGATTGCGATGAAACGGATCTCTCGATCCGCTCCTTACGTCCGAGGCGGCGCCGCCTTCGCGGCAGGTCTGCTCATCTGTATCGGTGCCGCATCCCTGGCCACTCACCGCGCGCTTCCGCTGCAATGGGAGGCCGGAATGGCGCCCAATCTCGTCAACCGCGTCACGCTTGTCGCGCATTCGGTTGCCGATATGGCCGAATTCGAAGCCGAGATCCTTCAAGACCGCCCTTTGCCGCCGCCTGACACCCTGTTCAACGCGGTCAAGGGGCGCGACGTCATCCTGATCTTCATCGAATCCTATGGCAGGAGCGCCATCGAGGATCCGGCCTATGCGCCGACCATAAAGCCGCGGCTTGCGCGCCTGGAACAGGCGTTCGCGGCAGAGGGATTTTCCGCAGCAAGCCGGTGGGTGACCTCCCCGACAGTGGGCGGCTTGAGTTGGCTCGCCCACGGATCGCTGCTGTCCGGCCTCTGGATCAACAATCAGGCGCGCTATGACCGCCTGATGATCAGCGAGAGGCCGAGCCTCAACCGCCTCTTCTCGCAGGCAGGATGGCGCAGCGTCGCGGTCATGCCGGCCATCACCATGGCCTGGCCGGAAGCCGATTATTTCGGCTATGATCAGGTTCTCGCGGCGCGCGACCTCAACTATAGGGGCAAGCCCTTCAACTGGGTCACCATGCCCGATCAATACACCCTGTCTGCCTTCGAGAAGCAGGTGCGCGCGGTGGATCCGCGCAAGCCGGTCATGGCCGAGATCGCGCTGATATCAAGCCATGCGCCCTGGACCCCGGTCCCTTCGCTGATCGATTGGCACTCCGTCGGTGACGGGACGAGTTTCAACGACCAGGCGGCAGCCGGTCCGTCGCCGCAGGATGTCTGGGCGCAGAATGATCGCGTGCGCAACCATTATATCCGCACCATCGATTACAGCCTCGAAACGCTCGGGAGCTACATTACGAACTTCGGTAAAGATGCGCTGTTCATCCTGATCGGCGACCACCAGCCGGCAGCACTCGTCACCGGTCCGGATGCCTCCCGCGATGTGCCTCTTCATATTGTGACGCGCGATGCTGCCCTGGCCGCTCGCTTCCAGGCGCAAGGTTTCGTGTCCGGGCTGACCCCGCAGGACGGGACGCAGATGTCGATGAGCAGCCTGCGCAGCCTGCTCATCGATACGCTGACAGATGGGTGA
- a CDS encoding DUF3095 domain-containing protein, whose translation MTSSDDNSFYQTLPLLTRFEGVADASNYAPLPEGWLLAVADIVGSTKAIEEGRYKTVNLAGASVISALLNGTGARDYPFVFGGDGATVALPGHLADQAADILTAVRDWVLMELQLEMRVALVPIADIRAAGHDVLLARFAASDHATYAMFSGGGASWAEQQMKAGAYQLTTPSAFPPDLTGLSCRWDPIAAHHGTVLSIIAKPVSEARMAEFKALVEDIIATTIEAERQSHPLPEQGPGLSFSLSSLKAEAITVPPDRRLRKWLSAVTQVVLSIVLHRFNLSLGSFNARAYAREVAANSDFRKFDDGLKMTVDVDEERRRRIEAVLEAAEAAGICHYGIHQQDSALMTCFVLAPLSHDHLHFIDGGNGGYALAAQQLALKLTPDKAVSETMRGVGAHGPPLA comes from the coding sequence ATGACAAGCAGCGACGACAACAGCTTCTATCAAACGCTCCCGCTCCTGACGCGGTTCGAAGGGGTTGCGGATGCCTCCAACTACGCGCCTTTGCCGGAGGGCTGGCTATTGGCTGTCGCCGATATTGTCGGCTCCACGAAGGCTATCGAAGAGGGTCGCTATAAGACGGTCAACCTGGCCGGCGCCAGCGTCATATCGGCGCTCTTGAACGGAACAGGCGCGCGGGACTATCCTTTCGTGTTCGGCGGCGACGGCGCAACCGTCGCTTTACCCGGACATCTCGCCGACCAAGCGGCCGATATCCTGACTGCCGTACGTGACTGGGTGCTCATGGAGTTGCAGCTGGAGATGCGCGTCGCCCTCGTGCCGATCGCCGATATTCGCGCGGCCGGCCATGATGTGCTGCTTGCACGCTTCGCCGCCAGCGACCATGCCACCTATGCGATGTTTTCCGGGGGCGGGGCGAGCTGGGCGGAGCAGCAGATGAAGGCCGGCGCCTATCAGCTGACCACGCCTTCCGCGTTCCCTCCTGACCTGACCGGCCTTTCCTGTCGCTGGGATCCGATCGCAGCCCATCATGGCACAGTGCTCTCGATCATCGCCAAACCCGTATCCGAAGCAAGAATGGCAGAATTCAAGGCGCTGGTCGAGGACATCATCGCCACAACCATCGAAGCGGAGCGGCAATCCCATCCGCTTCCCGAGCAGGGGCCGGGCCTCAGCTTCTCCCTGTCCAGCCTGAAGGCGGAAGCCATTACCGTGCCGCCGGACCGCCGGCTGCGGAAGTGGCTGTCCGCCGTCACTCAGGTCGTCCTGTCGATCGTGCTGCACCGGTTCAACCTGTCTCTCGGCTCCTTCAACGCCCGCGCCTATGCGCGGGAGGTCGCGGCCAATTCCGACTTCAGAAAATTCGACGACGGGCTGAAAATGACGGTGGATGTCGACGAAGAGAGGCGCCGGCGGATCGAAGCCGTGCTCGAGGCGGCCGAGGCGGCCGGCATATGCCATTACGGTATTCATCAGCAGGATAGCGCCTTGATGACCTGTTTCGTGCTGGCGCCGCTTTCGCATGATCACCTGCACTTCATCGATGGCGGAAATGGCGGCTACGCGCTGGCGGCTCAGCAATTGGCGCTGAAGCTAACACCAGATAAAGCCGTGAGTGAAACAATGCGAGGCGTCGGGGCGCATGGTCCGCCACTTGCCTGA
- a CDS encoding FkbM family methyltransferase yields the protein MRKGVSTQLGLLRSVVIYYGLPWRRRSLHRFYGALIEPGHLVFDIGAHVGSRSRTLAALGARVVAVEPQPVFADFLERHLAKRLLALERVAVGREMGEIDLHISTRHPTVTSISPEFLAAAKQSPGFSSVDWDSKVRVPMTTLESLVSRYGRPDFCKIDVEGVEADILRGMEAPLPLIAFEYIPSMMALTEAAIEVLEQKGRYRFNRVIGESHRFHAEEWVDALTLRRDLAGLPRDAPSGDIYARLSP from the coding sequence ATGAGGAAGGGCGTTTCGACCCAGCTCGGTCTGTTGCGATCGGTCGTGATCTATTACGGCCTTCCCTGGCGCCGGCGCAGTCTCCATCGGTTCTACGGCGCCCTCATCGAGCCCGGCCATCTGGTATTCGATATCGGTGCCCATGTGGGAAGCCGAAGCCGGACACTTGCGGCGCTGGGCGCGCGGGTGGTCGCCGTCGAACCCCAACCGGTCTTCGCGGATTTCCTTGAGCGGCATCTGGCCAAACGGCTGCTGGCGCTGGAGCGGGTCGCCGTGGGGCGCGAGATGGGCGAAATCGACCTGCACATCTCCACCCGTCATCCGACGGTCACCAGCATCTCGCCGGAATTCCTCGCGGCGGCGAAACAATCGCCCGGCTTCTCGTCCGTGGACTGGGACAGCAAGGTCAGGGTTCCGATGACGACTTTGGAAAGCCTGGTGTCGCGTTACGGACGTCCGGACTTCTGCAAGATCGATGTGGAGGGTGTCGAGGCCGATATCCTGCGCGGCATGGAAGCGCCGCTGCCGCTGATCGCCTTCGAATACATTCCGTCCATGATGGCGCTGACGGAAGCGGCGATCGAGGTTCTGGAGCAGAAGGGCCGCTACCGCTTCAACCGCGTGATCGGCGAAAGCCATCGTTTCCACGCGGAGGAGTGGGTGGATGCCCTGACCCTGCGCCGCGATCTTGCCGGCCTACCGAGGGATGCGCCGTCGGGTGACATTTACGCGCGCCTGTCGCCTTGA
- a CDS encoding MBL fold metallo-hydrolase, producing the protein MTDHQFQAKFWGTRGSVPVSGKDFQRYGGNTPCIEVRCGGHVMIFDAGSGILGAGQALLGEDVSEIDVFFSHCHYDHIIGLPFFKPIYNPATTVSFWSGHMHGRMTTSQMIKQFISPPFFPINIEICNATLRFCDFAAGAVLTPKPGITLKTFSLFHPGGCIGYRIEFMGKILALVFDIEHVPGELDPVALEMMKGADVVVYDSAFTESEMQRYRGFGHSTWEQGVRLMKAAEAKKLVLFHHAPGRTDGEMALLEKLAQEAFPDTIAAYDGLVIDFETEMEAPLSE; encoded by the coding sequence ATGACGGATCACCAGTTTCAGGCCAAATTCTGGGGCACGCGGGGCAGCGTCCCCGTCTCCGGTAAGGATTTTCAGCGTTACGGCGGCAACACCCCTTGCATTGAAGTGCGGTGCGGCGGGCACGTGATGATTTTCGACGCGGGGTCCGGAATCCTCGGCGCGGGACAAGCGCTGCTCGGCGAGGATGTCAGCGAAATCGACGTCTTCTTCTCGCACTGTCATTACGACCATATCATCGGGCTTCCCTTCTTCAAGCCGATCTACAATCCCGCCACGACGGTCTCTTTCTGGTCCGGGCACATGCACGGGAGAATGACGACGTCGCAGATGATCAAGCAGTTCATCAGCCCGCCCTTCTTTCCGATCAATATCGAGATCTGCAACGCCACCCTGCGTTTCTGCGACTTCGCGGCCGGAGCCGTCCTGACACCGAAGCCCGGCATCACTCTGAAAACCTTCAGCCTGTTCCATCCCGGCGGATGCATCGGCTATCGCATCGAATTCATGGGCAAGATCCTGGCTTTGGTGTTCGACATCGAACATGTGCCGGGCGAGCTCGATCCCGTGGCTCTGGAAATGATGAAAGGTGCGGATGTCGTCGTCTATGATTCAGCCTTCACCGAATCGGAAATGCAGCGCTATCGCGGCTTCGGCCACTCGACCTGGGAACAGGGCGTTCGGCTGATGAAGGCGGCAGAGGCCAAGAAACTTGTTCTCTTCCATCACGCGCCGGGTCGCACCGATGGCGAAATGGCACTGTTGGAGAAACTGGCGCAGGAGGCCTTTCCGGATACGATTGCCGCCTATGACGGCCTGGTCATCGATTTCGAGACGGAAATGGAAGCGCCGCTTTCCGAGTGA
- a CDS encoding SDR family oxidoreductase — protein sequence MMTRLDNKLVVVTAAGQGIGRASALAFAAAGARVLATDINEEALSTLSSEERITTKRLDVLDSEAVKRFFAEVGTVDILFNCAGVVHSGSVLDVNDTDLSFAFDLNVRAMIRTIQAALPGMLEKGEGAIINMASVASSIKGVPNRCAYSLTKAAVIGLTKSVAADYVGKGIRCNAICPGTVQSPSLEERMRAQGDYEAARAAFIARQPMGRLGTPEEIAGLAVYLAGATYTTGQAYNIDGGWAL from the coding sequence ATCATGACGAGATTGGACAATAAGCTTGTTGTCGTGACGGCGGCAGGGCAGGGGATCGGCCGCGCCAGCGCGCTGGCCTTTGCGGCGGCCGGCGCGCGGGTCCTGGCGACAGACATCAACGAGGAGGCGCTCTCCACACTGTCTTCCGAGGAGAGGATCACCACCAAACGGCTCGACGTGCTCGATAGCGAGGCTGTGAAGCGCTTCTTTGCCGAGGTCGGCACCGTCGATATCCTGTTCAATTGCGCCGGCGTCGTCCATAGCGGCAGCGTTCTCGACGTCAACGACACGGATCTCAGTTTCGCCTTCGACCTCAATGTCCGCGCCATGATCCGCACCATCCAGGCCGCATTGCCCGGCATGCTTGAGAAGGGGGAGGGCGCGATCATCAACATGGCGTCGGTCGCTTCCAGCATTAAAGGGGTTCCCAATCGCTGCGCCTACAGCCTGACCAAGGCCGCCGTCATCGGACTGACCAAATCGGTTGCCGCGGATTACGTCGGCAAGGGCATCCGCTGCAACGCGATTTGCCCAGGGACCGTGCAGAGCCCCTCGTTGGAAGAAAGAATGCGCGCTCAAGGCGATTACGAGGCAGCACGCGCGGCCTTCATCGCCCGTCAGCCGATGGGACGGCTCGGAACGCCGGAAGAGATTGCCGGCCTTGCCGTCTATCTCGCGGGGGCCACCTATACGACCGGACAGGCCTATAATATCGATGGCGGCTGGGCGCTCTGA
- a CDS encoding lysylphosphatidylglycerol synthase transmembrane domain-containing protein has translation MRPIPIASGLAIISLLLALFLLLDTAAIRQALGQVSLLAVVSGLVIVQIQIILSALRWRFTAGRLGQKMPASHALGEYYLASALNQVLPGGMAGDALRAYRGRGEGGAGMALSTKAVILERLSGQLAFFSICACGLLFWPSLLARILPGAAPVWLALVVMLLLGASGLILRRLRSLRQDLTRAFVERGAWRVQLLLSLGTTGAYLLLFWLAAYATGGALPVTALVTVIPLCLLSMLIPTGFGGWGTREAAAAALWPLVGLASAQGVAASILYGALALIGSLPGLAVLVFHRRKGHVTAQGDRRA, from the coding sequence TTGCGTCCCATTCCCATAGCCAGTGGCCTGGCGATCATCAGCCTTTTGCTGGCCTTGTTTCTGCTTCTCGATACGGCGGCAATCCGACAGGCCCTGGGCCAAGTCTCGCTCCTTGCCGTCGTGAGCGGACTTGTCATCGTCCAGATCCAGATCATCCTGTCCGCCCTGCGCTGGCGTTTTACCGCAGGCCGGCTCGGACAGAAAATGCCGGCGAGCCATGCGCTCGGTGAATATTACCTCGCCAGCGCGCTGAACCAGGTCCTGCCCGGCGGCATGGCCGGAGACGCCCTGCGCGCCTATCGCGGTCGAGGAGAGGGCGGGGCGGGGATGGCTCTTTCGACAAAAGCGGTAATCCTGGAGCGCCTGTCGGGCCAGCTCGCTTTCTTTTCCATCTGTGCCTGCGGCCTCCTGTTCTGGCCAAGCCTGCTGGCCAGGATCCTGCCGGGCGCGGCGCCGGTCTGGCTTGCCCTTGTCGTCATGCTGCTGCTGGGCGCGAGCGGATTGATCCTGCGCCGGCTCCGGTCCCTTCGCCAGGATCTCACTCGCGCCTTCGTCGAAAGAGGAGCTTGGAGGGTACAGCTCCTGCTCAGTCTCGGCACCACGGGCGCCTATCTTCTGCTCTTCTGGTTGGCGGCCTATGCAACAGGCGGTGCTCTGCCTGTCACCGCTTTGGTGACCGTCATTCCTCTGTGCCTCTTGTCCATGCTGATCCCCACCGGGTTCGGCGGCTGGGGAACGCGGGAAGCCGCCGCAGCGGCGCTTTGGCCGCTGGTCGGGCTCGCCAGCGCGCAGGGTGTCGCCGCCAGTATCCTGTACGGAGCTCTTGCGCTGATCGGTTCGCTGCCGGGCCTCGCCGTCCTCGTCTTTCATCGCCGTAAGGGCCATGTGACGGCTCAAGGCGACAGGCGCGCGTAA
- the ribA gene encoding GTP cyclohydrolase II RibA, which translates to MTGESPFSINGTDPAVEVERTVSELRYGRPIILHDNQNKMALVALDAVQPRLFDQFAEAARQNHGLLLTRPRAARIGIKTTTDVLVPLAGKGFDWASRLSYAVDVDRPETWTAAPALASAAVDLTQTALLLPALVCADVSEDSSAFSGCCSLHADRIAGARPARESFQQIVRTRVPLNDYGDADFVVFRGGLAQKDQVAIIVGKPDVSKPVPIRIHSSCITGDLCGSLKCDCGDQLRNGLDLLLQAGGGVLLYLDQEGRGTGIGAKMRAYGYQHRGLDTIDADAELGFAPDHRRYESAIAMLKLLSISQVVVYTNNPTKIESLRRAGITVHARTPVLGRVTSENENYLRTKTLRAGHMLDLETLIAAE; encoded by the coding sequence ATGACAGGCGAGAGCCCCTTCTCAATCAACGGGACAGATCCGGCAGTGGAGGTCGAACGCACAGTATCGGAGTTGCGCTATGGTCGCCCGATCATTCTGCACGACAACCAGAACAAGATGGCGCTCGTCGCGCTCGATGCGGTCCAGCCTCGCCTCTTCGACCAGTTTGCCGAAGCTGCGCGGCAGAACCATGGACTTTTGCTGACGCGGCCGCGGGCGGCTCGCATCGGCATCAAGACAACCACGGATGTGCTGGTCCCGCTTGCCGGTAAAGGTTTTGACTGGGCGTCCAGGCTTTCCTACGCGGTCGACGTCGACCGGCCGGAGACATGGACAGCCGCGCCGGCTCTTGCTTCCGCCGCCGTCGATCTGACTCAGACCGCTTTACTGCTCCCTGCTCTCGTCTGCGCTGACGTCTCGGAGGATTCCTCGGCGTTTTCCGGTTGCTGTAGCCTTCATGCGGACCGGATTGCCGGCGCGCGGCCGGCGCGCGAAAGCTTCCAGCAGATCGTCAGGACGCGTGTGCCGCTGAATGACTACGGCGATGCGGATTTTGTCGTCTTCCGTGGCGGCCTTGCCCAGAAGGATCAGGTTGCCATCATCGTCGGCAAGCCGGATGTGTCGAAGCCGGTTCCCATCCGCATCCACTCGTCCTGCATCACCGGCGATCTGTGCGGCTCGCTGAAATGCGACTGTGGCGACCAGCTGCGCAACGGGCTGGACCTCCTGCTACAGGCCGGCGGCGGCGTTCTGCTTTATCTCGATCAGGAAGGACGCGGGACGGGAATCGGCGCCAAGATGCGCGCCTATGGCTATCAGCATCGCGGACTGGATACGATCGATGCCGATGCGGAGCTTGGCTTTGCGCCCGACCACCGCCGCTACGAGTCGGCGATTGCCATGCTGAAGCTCCTGTCGATCTCGCAGGTCGTCGTCTACACGAACAATCCGACGAAGATCGAGAGCCTGCGACGCGCCGGCATCACCGTCCACGCCCGCACGCCGGTGCTTGGACGCGTCACGAGCGAGAATGAGAACTATCTGCGGACCAAGACCTTGCGGGCCGGCCATATGCTGGACCTCGAAACCTTGATCGCAGCGGAATGA
- a CDS encoding adenylate/guanylate cyclase domain-containing protein translates to MDAIRNAFSERQLRRARILSGLIIFLFLLMHTLNHSMGLISVRAADQARPLLLAVWRSAPGTFLLYGSFVVHIVLVLRTLYIRRSLSMPNGEAIQILLGLLVPVLIIDHILSTRVASTLFHLRDSYETIVHLLWSKSPRDGVIQSIALIVIWAHGCLGIHFWLRHRAWYVQLWPWILTFAILVPTLSLLGFAQMGRTLANPTFPLSGFPGGTYDPTLLPAGAADTLRDIKAVLYSGLAGALFFVLAARLIRWLKARAHLVTIRYITGEVISVPRGFTVLEASRVAGKAHYAVCGGKGRCSTCRVQIIDGQDNLPPPDQLESHTLERIHAEPGVRLACQLRPTGTVTLSPILVALPQTQGTPDNYEAIPGREREIAILFCDIRNFTSLSESRLPFDIVFLLNRYFAVVGSAVEAAGGRVDKFIGDGAMALFGISEGMDEGCRQAVRAAAAIMDGVDELNRQMAQDLTVPLRVAIGIHAGSAVVGTLGYGQTRNLTAIGDTVNVASRMEATAKELDMPLVISEPVASCSGVDTTGADAREITVRGRTIPLKIFVLNRPAVG, encoded by the coding sequence GTGGATGCCATCAGGAATGCCTTTTCGGAGCGGCAATTGCGCCGGGCGCGGATCCTCAGCGGCCTGATCATCTTCCTGTTCCTGCTCATGCACACGCTCAACCACAGCATGGGGCTGATCTCCGTGCGCGCGGCCGACCAGGCCCGGCCGCTGCTATTGGCCGTCTGGCGCTCTGCGCCCGGCACCTTCCTGCTTTACGGCTCCTTTGTCGTCCATATCGTCCTCGTGCTGCGCACCCTCTATATCCGCCGCAGCCTGTCCATGCCCAATGGCGAAGCGATCCAGATCCTGCTGGGTCTGCTCGTCCCGGTTCTCATCATCGACCATATTCTGTCGACGCGAGTGGCCTCGACCCTCTTCCATCTCCGCGACAGTTACGAAACCATCGTGCATTTGCTGTGGAGCAAATCGCCGCGCGACGGCGTCATCCAGTCCATCGCACTGATCGTCATCTGGGCCCATGGTTGTCTCGGCATTCATTTCTGGCTCCGCCATCGCGCCTGGTATGTGCAGCTCTGGCCCTGGATCCTGACCTTTGCCATTCTGGTGCCGACCCTGTCGCTCCTGGGATTTGCCCAGATGGGGCGGACGCTTGCCAATCCGACCTTCCCCTTGAGCGGCTTTCCCGGCGGGACTTACGATCCCACGCTGCTTCCTGCCGGAGCTGCCGATACGTTGCGCGACATCAAGGCGGTTCTCTATTCCGGCCTCGCGGGCGCCCTGTTCTTCGTGCTGGCCGCGCGGCTGATCCGTTGGCTGAAGGCGCGCGCGCATCTTGTCACCATCCGCTACATTACCGGCGAAGTGATCAGCGTTCCCCGCGGCTTCACCGTCCTGGAGGCAAGCCGCGTCGCCGGCAAGGCCCATTATGCGGTCTGCGGCGGCAAGGGACGCTGTTCGACCTGCCGCGTCCAGATCATCGACGGACAGGACAATCTGCCGCCGCCGGATCAGCTGGAATCGCATACGCTGGAGCGCATCCATGCCGAACCCGGCGTGCGCCTTGCCTGCCAGCTGCGACCAACGGGCACGGTGACACTCTCGCCCATTCTGGTCGCCCTCCCGCAGACGCAGGGAACGCCGGACAATTACGAGGCGATTCCCGGACGGGAGCGGGAAATCGCCATCCTCTTCTGCGATATCCGCAACTTTACCAGCCTTTCCGAAAGCCGGCTGCCTTTCGATATCGTCTTTCTCCTGAACCGCTATTTCGCGGTTGTCGGATCGGCCGTCGAGGCCGCCGGCGGACGGGTCGACAAATTCATCGGCGATGGCGCCATGGCCCTGTTCGGGATCAGCGAGGGCATGGACGAAGGTTGCCGGCAGGCCGTCCGAGCCGCGGCCGCGATCATGGATGGCGTCGATGAACTCAATCGGCAAATGGCACAGGATCTGACGGTTCCACTGCGGGTGGCAATCGGCATTCATGCCGGCTCCGCCGTGGTCGGCACGCTCGGTTACGGCCAGACGCGCAATCTGACCGCGATCGGCGATACGGTGAACGTCGCAAGCCGCATGGAGGCGACGGCCAAGGAACTCGATATGCCGCTGGTCATATCCGAGCCGGTCGCCAGCTGCAGCGGCGTCGATACGACAGGGGCGGACGCCCGCGAAATCACGGTGCGAGGCCGCACCATCCCCTTGAAGATCTTCGTCTTGAACCGGCCGGCGGTCGGCTGA